The region TTTTGGATATTTATCAACTATATTATTAAATCTTTCAACATATAATTTGTCATAATTTCTCTTAATATATTTTGGATTAAAACTTTCTAAAATTAAATTTTTATCAGTATTTGGAATAAAATTAATATTTTTAATAAATCCATTTTGATTAATTAAATCTTGTAATATATTTAAATAATAATCAGCATATTTTACTATAGACTCTTTTTTATAGCTAGCTATGCTATATTCAAAAGATATTTCAATATCATGCTTATCTTTAACACAATTTATTGTGAGATCAAAGTGCGCTTTGTTTTTTCCTTTTATTGAAAGAATATTCACACTTAAATCATTGTAAACAGATTTTATATTTTCAAGAAAATTAAAAGCATTGTTAAAAAATTTGTTTCTACCGTCACTTGCATTGCTTTTTGAAAGTAGGGAAAGTTCATCAATAGAAATACTTTGTTGCTTCATTATGTCTGATATGTTGTCTTGAACTTTATGTAAAAATTCAAGGTTTGATAAGTTAGAGTCTATTTCAATGTATATAGGTAGAGTAGAAACAAACATTCCAAGCATATTTTGTAATTCTGGTAAATGTCTCCCATTAAAAAATCCTCCTATTGTAAGATTTTTTCTTCTTGTTACTTTATAAAGTAAAATAAAATATGCTGCTAAAGATAAAGAATAAAGAGTTAATGAATTATTTTGGCAAAACACATTTATATTATTAAATAATGAGTTTTCAATTTTTATTTTATAAATATCCCCACTATCACTAAAATTCTTTTCTGGGAAGTCAAATGGTAAATGACTTTTTTCTATTTTATCAACTGTATTTTTCCAATTAAGAAGAATTTGATTTTTTAAAATGCTATTTTCATTGCTATATAAAGCGTAGTCAAAGTAATCTAATCTATTTTCATCTATACTGCTTACATTTTCAAAGTAATTATGAAAAATTTCATTTAACATTAAATTTTGTGAGAAACCATCATTTATAATGTGGTGCGTATCTATAAAAAGAACAAATTTAGTGCTTTCAATTTGTATTAATTTGATTCTAATTAAAGGTGCACTTGCTAATTCAAAAGGCTTTATGAAATCTTGCAGAAGAAGTTCAAGCTCTTGTTCTTTAGATTTTTGAAAATCTTTTTTCAGTAAAAAACTATCGTCAATTTTTGAAAAAATTTCATTATTTTCAATAAAAAATGCTGAACGTAAAATTCTATTGTTATGAATTAACTTATCAATAGCTTCGCCTAATTTGTCTTTATTCAAACGTCCATTAATTTCTATTGCTAACGGAATATTATATATTGTTGAACTTTGGTCAATAATTGATGCTAAATATATTCCTCTCTGCGAATTAGTAAGTGGATATTTTTGAAGACTAGTTTTTTTAATCTCATATTTTAAATTAGATTTTTTAATATTTTTACATATATTTCTTACTGTTTTGTGATGAAAAATATCACTAACTTCTATATCATAATCTTTTGCAAGACGGGTGACAATTTGTATGGCTTTTAAAGAATTACCTCCAACTCTAAAAAAATTGGTATCAATTCCAATATTTTTAATTTGGAGTACATTTTTAAATTCAGTGAATAATTTTGTCTCTATTTCTGTTTCTGGTAAAGCAATTTCTTCTTCTAATTGAATATTTGGTAATGGTAATTTCTTTTTATCTATTTTTCCACTTTGATTTATAGGAAAAGCTTGCATGTAGAAATAAGTCTCTGGAATCATATAGTCGGGTAAATATTGCTGCAAATATTGCTTAATCTCAATTTCAGGAATTTCATTTACCCCGACATAATAAGCACATAAATATGTATGATCATTTTCCATTTGCAAAGGAATTACAACGCATTCTGAAATTTTTTCTAGTTCAAGAAGTCTTTGCTCAATTTCGCTTAGCTCAATTCTATAGCCCCTTATCTTGACTTGCGAATCAATGCGTCCAATAAATTCAATATTTCCATCATCTTTCCATTTAGCAAGATCTCCGCTTTTATAAACACGTTGATATCGATCGTAATTTTCATCAGTTGAATGAATAAATGGATTCTTAATAAATTTTTCAGCATTTAATTTTGGTAAATTAATATATTCAATTGCGACACCAAGACCAGCTATATACAGTTCACCAGCGACACCTATAGGACATAAATTGTTATCTTCATCAGCAATATAAATTTTATAATTTGAAAGAGGTTTGCCAATTGGAATCTGTTTCATTAATTCATCTGTTACTTCATAAATACTACAAGCTACAGTGGTTTCTGTAGGTCCATAGCCATTTAAAACTTTATAGTTATGAAGTTTTACTTTTTTTAGCCTATCACCGCCAATAAATAAATATTTTAAAGAAGTTTCATTTACTTCTTTCATAAATATTTCAGCAAATTGTGTTGGTAAGAAGGAAAAAGTAATTTTATTTTCAATAAAATACTGATTTAATCTTTCTATATTTGTTTTTATATCCTTTGGAATAATATGAAGACATCCACCAGCAATAAAACAAGGCATTATTTCTAAAATTGAGGCATCAAAACTATATCCTGCAATTTTAGTAAATTCATCAAGGTGAGATAATTCGTAAGTGGTTGTTATATGTTTTGTAAAATTTACGACATTTATATTTGATACGCTAACTCCTTTTGGCTTACCTGTTGAGCCAGAAGTATAGATACTATATAGGCAATCATTTTGTTTAGTTTCTATAAACGGATTTATTGAATTATATACGTTATGATGATCTTGCCAATTAAGTATAATAAAATTATGAGTATTTAATTCATAGGAAAAATTAAGTTGAAATAATTCATTATTAGTCAAAATATATTTTGCATTTGAATCATTATAAATTTCAAAAATTCTCTCTTTAGGAAATGTATCAGCAATAGGAATAAAATTTGCTGAACATTTTAAAACAGCTATTATTGAGACAATCATTTCGACCGATTCATTAAAATATAAACATATGGAATCTTTATAATTTACATTTTTTCCTTTCAGATACTGAGCAATATTATTAGCTAGAGAATTTAATTCTGAATAAGATAAGTAAATATTTTTGTATTTTAATGCATTTCTATTGGGATATTTTTCCACAATATTTTGGAAATGTTCAACATAATTATTTTTAAAATCAAAATTTCTATTTGTAGAATTGAAATCTAAAATAATCTTGTCTTTCTCATATTTGCTAATAAAGTTTATATCTCTAATATTTTCAGAATAAATCATTGAATTTAAAATTTCTAAATATGAAGTCAAATAGCTATGAATACTCTCAATTTTATAACTTTCAACATTGTATTCAAACCTAATTTCATAGTTATTTTCAATTTTGAATAATAAAGCTGTTAAATCAAAATGGCACTGGTTTGGTAAAAATAGATTAAGATTTCTAATTTTAAAATCTTTATTTACAAAATTACTCAATTCAACAAAATTAAATGCGTTTGAGAAAAAAGGATTTCTTCCATTTTCGCTATAGAAATTTGATTCTTCGATAATCTCTCCAAGAGAAATATCTTGATTGTCTAAAATAGAATTAAGATTTTTTTGAACATTTTTTAAAAATTCATTTAATGATAGATTACTATTTATTCTAGTGATAATTGGCAAGGTAGAAACAAACATTCCAAGCATGTTTTGAGTTGATTCCTGATAGCGACCTGAAAAAAATCCCCCAACACTAATTAAATTCTTTCTCGCTATTTTGTAATTTAAAATTATAAATGCTGATAAATAAAAGCAATACTCTGTAATATTATTTTGTTGACAATATTTCTGAATATTTTCAACTATCTCAGGTGACATGTTTTTTGAAAGAGTGTTGCCTGTATGCGTAAATGGAACTTCTGGGTAATCAAATGGAATTGCAGTTTGTTCAATATTTATAACTTGTTTTTGCCAAAATTCTTTTACTCTATTTTTATTTAAATCAATTTGATAAATACTAAAATCTAAGTAGTCATTTGTATGGAGAGTTGACTCCATATCTGAATATCTTGAAAAAATTTCATTAACAAGTAGATTTTGTGAAAATCCATCATTAATAATGTGATGAATATCTATTAGTAAGTAATTTAAATCTTTATCATCAGCCAGCAATTTAAAACGTATTAATCCATCTTTTTCTAAATTAAATGGTTTTATAAAATTTTTAAAATGCATCTCGATAGTATTATTTTGAATTTTTTCATAGTCTAAATTGAAATATTTATATTCATTAATAACTTGATAAACATTATCATTTTTAATGTAAAAATTTGTTCTTAAAATTCTTTGTTCTTGGATAATTTGATTAAGTACTTGTTCAAGCTTTTTTAGGTTAAGAGAAGCTTTAATCTCTAATGATACAGAAGTATTGTAGATAGTTGATAATTTATTTAATTGCCAAGAAAAATAAATACCTTTTTGTGAATTAGTAGCAAGAAATTCATTTGAATATTGTTTAATTATTTCAATTTTGTGTGATTTTTTAATTAATTTATTTGATATTTCTTTTAAATTAATTGAGGTTAAAATATCGTTTATCTTTAATTCGTATTGATTTCTTATTTTTGCAAGAAGAAGTAATGCTTTTAGAGAATTACCTCCTAATGCAAGAAAATTTGCATTTAAACTAACTTGATCTAGTTTAAATATTTCTTTTACAATATTTACTATAGCCGTCTCTTTTTCATTTGCTGGAAGTATTAATAATTCTGAATCTTCTTGTTGTAGGATTGGGAAAGGTAGGGATTTTCTATCAACTTTTCCATTTGCGTTAATTGGAAATTGTTTTAGCCATACATAATACTGAGGAATCATATAATCAGGAAGTGATTTTTTTAAATATTCAATTAAATTGACTTCATTATCAATTTTTTCATCTGCTGTATAATATGCACAAAGAAAATCTTGACCAATATTATCTTTTAAAGACAATACCGTAGTTTCTTTTATTGTTGGATAGTGAATTATTTTTTGTTCTATTTCTCCAAGCTCTATTCTGTAACCTCTAATTTTTACTTGGAAATCGATTCTTCCGACGTATTCAATATTCCCATCGCTAAGCCATTTAGCTATGTCACCTGTTTTGTATACTGTGGTATATTTATTTTTTTTATCAGCAGAAATAAAGGGATTTTTTATAAATTTTTCACTATTGAGTCTGGGTAAATCAATATATCCTAAACCAACACCTTCTCCAGCAATCCATAATTCACCTTCTTCACCTACATCACATAGTTGATTTTCATTATTAACAATATAAACCTTATAGTTATCAATTGGTTTTCCTATTGGTATATTTTCAATATGTTCATCTGTGACTTCATAAAATGTAGCAGCTACCGTTGTTTCAGTTGGACCATAAATATTGAATACTTTATAGTTTTTAATTTTTGCTTTTTTTAGTTTTTCACCGCCAGTATATAAGCAGCGTAAAGATTTATTATCAATTTCATCCATAAATAATTCTGCGAATTGGGTCGGGAGGAAACAAATAGTGATTTTATTTTCTTCAAAATACTGGTTTAATTTATGAACATCATTTTTAGTTTCTTTATCTAAAATATGAAGGCATGCTCCAGAAACGAGGGAGGGCATAATTTCAATAATGGAGGCATCAAAACCATATCCTGCAAATTTTGAAAAATTATCCTCTTTTGTTATTTCATATCTATTTAAAATATAGTACGTAAAATTCAAAATATTTTTATTACTAAGACTGACTCCTTTTGGTTTTCCCGTCGAGCCTGATGTATAAATATTATAGATGCAATCTTCTAATTCTGTTTTTAGAAAAATATTTTCACTATTATAATGCTCAATTTCTATTTCATCTAAATAAATATAAATTATGTTTTCTTTTTCGCTTTTAACTAAATTTCTTTTTGTCAAAAGTACTTTAATCTCGGCATTATCTATTATGTCATACACTCTTTCCATTGGGAAAATATCTGGCATAGGTACAAAACTTGCGGAGCATTTTAAAATACTTAGAATAGATATTATCATTTCAGGACATTCATCTAGATAGATGCCTACTCTTGAATTTTGTGATACAGGTAAATTTAATAAATGATGAGCTAATTTGTTGCTTTTTTCATTTAATTGATAATATGTTATTTTAATATTTTTGAATATAATTGCATTTTTATGCAAATAATTACTGATATTTTGTTCGAAAAATTCGATATAAGAATTATGGTATTTGTTTTCAAGATCTGTGTCATTGTATATTTCATGAATATTTGTCATAATAAACCACACAATATTGATAGAATTGAATAATTAAAATGTAAAAATAAATTCAAATAGAAGACATATCATTCCAACTTATTTCTATTATAAAAAATGAAATAAATAAAGCTACAATTTAAAACGTTTTTTAAAAATAAGTTTTAAATTTCTATAGATCAATGTAATTATAGGATTTTAATAGTGAATTACGTCCGTTTACGTTTATTTAAAATTGCACTTTATTAACTTTGTTTTATGCTAAAAACTATAAGGAATTGTGCGAAGTAATAACTCACCCAAACAATTTGGTTAGCTAATTTAAAATTATATTTAAATTTTTGATAGGCTAATACTGAATCAGATAGTGTAAAAAGAAGAACCCCTATAATTAATTCGTAACAAGAGAACTTAGAAAGGATAGCAGAAATATTAAGTGATAAAAGACCTATTATGTATATTATAACAGATATTTTTAGTTTTCCTAAATAATTAGATAATATTTTATAAAAAATGATTGAAAATAAAAAAAGTAAAGATATAATAATTTTATTTGTCAACATAAAAAATTGATTGTTTGAATAGTAACAAAAGAAAAAGATACTACTACAGACATGTGCAAATAAAAAACTTATGAGACCATGTAAAAAAAAATTTTTCTCATTAATACCTAACCAAAAGTCACCAAGGGCAGATAAAAATATAGAAATATAAAAGAGTTCGATATATTTAGAGTGTATATGATAAATGCTATAAATTCCAAGAAAAACGATACTACAAACTTTAAATAACCAAGAGTATTTAATTTGGAATTTAAAGAATGATAGTAAGTAGATAAAAAAACAAATAAATGAGGTAAAAATCCATGGTGATGAAATG is a window of Pigmentibacter ruber DNA encoding:
- a CDS encoding non-ribosomal peptide synthetase produces the protein MTNIHEIYNDTDLENKYHNSYIEFFEQNISNYLHKNAIIFKNIKITYYQLNEKSNKLAHHLLNLPVSQNSRVGIYLDECPEMIISILSILKCSASFVPMPDIFPMERVYDIIDNAEIKVLLTKRNLVKSEKENIIYIYLDEIEIEHYNSENIFLKTELEDCIYNIYTSGSTGKPKGVSLSNKNILNFTYYILNRYEITKEDNFSKFAGYGFDASIIEIMPSLVSGACLHILDKETKNDVHKLNQYFEENKITICFLPTQFAELFMDEIDNKSLRCLYTGGEKLKKAKIKNYKVFNIYGPTETTVAATFYEVTDEHIENIPIGKPIDNYKVYIVNNENQLCDVGEEGELWIAGEGVGLGYIDLPRLNSEKFIKNPFISADKKNKYTTVYKTGDIAKWLSDGNIEYVGRIDFQVKIRGYRIELGEIEQKIIHYPTIKETTVLSLKDNIGQDFLCAYYTADEKIDNEVNLIEYLKKSLPDYMIPQYYVWLKQFPINANGKVDRKSLPFPILQQEDSELLILPANEKETAIVNIVKEIFKLDQVSLNANFLALGGNSLKALLLLAKIRNQYELKINDILTSINLKEISNKLIKKSHKIEIIKQYSNEFLATNSQKGIYFSWQLNKLSTIYNTSVSLEIKASLNLKKLEQVLNQIIQEQRILRTNFYIKNDNVYQVINEYKYFNLDYEKIQNNTIEMHFKNFIKPFNLEKDGLIRFKLLADDKDLNYLLIDIHHIINDGFSQNLLVNEIFSRYSDMESTLHTNDYLDFSIYQIDLNKNRVKEFWQKQVINIEQTAIPFDYPEVPFTHTGNTLSKNMSPEIVENIQKYCQQNNITEYCFYLSAFIILNYKIARKNLISVGGFFSGRYQESTQNMLGMFVSTLPIITRINSNLSLNEFLKNVQKNLNSILDNQDISLGEIIEESNFYSENGRNPFFSNAFNFVELSNFVNKDFKIRNLNLFLPNQCHFDLTALLFKIENNYEIRFEYNVESYKIESIHSYLTSYLEILNSMIYSENIRDINFISKYEKDKIILDFNSTNRNFDFKNNYVEHFQNIVEKYPNRNALKYKNIYLSYSELNSLANNIAQYLKGKNVNYKDSICLYFNESVEMIVSIIAVLKCSANFIPIADTFPKERIFEIYNDSNAKYILTNNELFQLNFSYELNTHNFIILNWQDHHNVYNSINPFIETKQNDCLYSIYTSGSTGKPKGVSVSNINVVNFTKHITTTYELSHLDEFTKIAGYSFDASILEIMPCFIAGGCLHIIPKDIKTNIERLNQYFIENKITFSFLPTQFAEIFMKEVNETSLKYLFIGGDRLKKVKLHNYKVLNGYGPTETTVACSIYEVTDELMKQIPIGKPLSNYKIYIADEDNNLCPIGVAGELYIAGLGVAIEYINLPKLNAEKFIKNPFIHSTDENYDRYQRVYKSGDLAKWKDDGNIEFIGRIDSQVKIRGYRIELSEIEQRLLELEKISECVVIPLQMENDHTYLCAYYVGVNEIPEIEIKQYLQQYLPDYMIPETYFYMQAFPINQSGKIDKKKLPLPNIQLEEEIALPETEIETKLFTEFKNVLQIKNIGIDTNFFRVGGNSLKAIQIVTRLAKDYDIEVSDIFHHKTVRNICKNIKKSNLKYEIKKTSLQKYPLTNSQRGIYLASIIDQSSTIYNIPLAIEINGRLNKDKLGEAIDKLIHNNRILRSAFFIENNEIFSKIDDSFLLKKDFQKSKEQELELLLQDFIKPFELASAPLIRIKLIQIESTKFVLFIDTHHIINDGFSQNLMLNEIFHNYFENVSSIDENRLDYFDYALYSNENSILKNQILLNWKNTVDKIEKSHLPFDFPEKNFSDSGDIYKIKIENSLFNNINVFCQNNSLTLYSLSLAAYFILLYKVTRRKNLTIGGFFNGRHLPELQNMLGMFVSTLPIYIEIDSNLSNLEFLHKVQDNISDIMKQQSISIDELSLLSKSNASDGRNKFFNNAFNFLENIKSVYNDLSVNILSIKGKNKAHFDLTINCVKDKHDIEISFEYSIASYKKESIVKYADYYLNILQDLINQNGFIKNINFIPNTDKNLILESFNPKYIKRNYDKLYVERFNNIVDKYPKNNAVIFNDKILTYSELNKYANSLANYLIQNGVSNNDKIVLYLKESIEMISCIVAILKTGASFIPVADTFPLARVKDIMEGSSARYLISNLENLSELAINSANNLTLIDINQLNLKNYSTENISIRNSSSDFSYHIYTSGSTGKPKGVSITHKNIINLCEYIINSLDLTSEDSYSKYAGFSFDASMIEILPPLLAGACIHVIKKNLKLDPIELNKYFEKHKITNCDFPTQFAEIFMHETDNKSLRNLVIGGEKLKKITKRNYNIINQYGPSETTVTATSFTFDGKNYTNIPIGKPIENFAIYIADPDMNLCPIGVSGELCIAGDGVGAGYIGLPELNQQKFIQNPFSSQTYQQILYKTGDLAKWLPDGNIEFHGRIDFQVKIRGFRIELGEIEAQLSLIPEIEECLVLALQDDSKQDYLCAYYTAKEKIADKQIQQFLAKSLPDYMIPEIFHWMSAFPINSNGKVDRKNFPKPNRNNETIYVAPRNAKEKFIAQAFCEVLSITKPSIYCNFFQNGGNSLKAVQLVTIIQQKYDIKISDIFQYKDVENIAGNLKEFESGFNIDFRFKQIKEMLRENLFETKISTLRNSESLYYDKVNQLKNWQPKSITIKQNVLLLGASGFLGCHILLEELRKTENVIYVIIRNKGENTNSLFFETINHYAGSNKLSELERERIHVLHGDIAIDNFSLTIGEYKFLQNKIHLVINCAANVKHYGEYSQFYQDNVQTVNNIIDFCSDKIKIHHISTYSVSMAENIEENDNNISDIFTEYDIRDPKYLDNYYLKTKAEAEKIIVSNKNLNANIYRVGNLVFNTETNLHQINIESNGFYQKVKCLLNIDSLCEHPTVNLAELSPVNNTALAIVLLSQQENLNKEIFHVYNPTIYKLTDIFSLKENTKRLDLISIDDFVDKIALYYKHNYTKELLNNFLLHMGWINLSNTGVAPSVKNDKTNLFLDKLQFQWDEIKTTHFIDMLENSYKNRITELSKLQPFLNLERSTIHFINTFSKLRIFEENEIILSPNTKNKSVFIILDGFAQLSIKSKMGGWISSIGVLSSGDFIGIENLFPGFANNLIIDSIFDELILLEITENDFIYLKNNREIFETFFKYLLESINNKNLLISNFV
- a CDS encoding lysoplasmalogenase — protein: MNYEHFISSPWIFTSFICFFIYLLSFFKFQIKYSWLFKVCSIVFLGIYSIYHIHSKYIELFYISIFLSALGDFWLGINEKNFFLHGLISFLFAHVCSSIFFFCYYSNNQFFMLTNKIIISLLFLFSIIFYKILSNYLGKLKISVIIYIIGLLSLNISAILSKFSCYELIIGVLLFTLSDSVLAYQKFKYNFKLANQIVWVSYYFAQFLIVFSIKQS